Proteins encoded together in one Mus musculus strain C57BL/6J chromosome 16, GRCm38.p6 C57BL/6J window:
- the Gm7260 gene encoding stefin-3-like: MMPGGLSGARSATPEIQEIADKVRPLLEEITNEKYENFKAIKYKSQVIQRQNYFIKMDVGAGCFPHIKVFRGISGENVLELSGYPTKQTNKQTKQE, translated from the exons ATGATGCCTGGAGGCTTGTCAGGGGCCAGATCTGCCACACCAGAAATCCAGGAGATTGCTGACAAG GTCAGGCCACTGCTTGAAGAGATAACCAATGAgaaatatgaaaatttcaaagccATCAAGTATAAATCTCAAGTCATCCAAAGACAAAATTACTTCATTAAG ATGGATGTTGGTGCTGGTTGTTTCCCCCACATAAAGGTCTTCAGAGGGATTTCTGGAGAAAATGTTTTGGAACTTAGTGGTTACccgacaaaacaaacaaacaaacaaacaaaacaagaataa